The DNA segment aaaaaaatttgtatagaTCAACCATGTATTAGTGCTTGAGGTTTTTAGGCTTCTACTCCCACCCTTTTATTCCTTAAGGCCCTTCgattcttcctttttaaaagttagcttccattttcttttatatgagaAACATTCCTTTGCCAAGGAACAAACAAAtagatataaatgaaaaatagaaaaacatggaTAAAAGAACTACATAAATCTAATTAAGAATAGCAACGATGTATCTAGAGAGTAAACATAATTGCACAATTAGAAGTCTCAATGCTCAAGGTATATAAGAGATTAATATTTGGCCAttgctttataaaaaaaaattcatctagaGGAACACTTCAAACCTCTTTCGTTCCTATTCATTATGATAAGACTAATACGATGACTGAAAAACCCTTTAGTtttagctaccttatgctttaTTTGAATTGACTTGTGGAAGTAATATGTATAcgatttattatatttgtttgattaatttcattaaaaaaacctatatttaaaaagaacttaatataaaattttaaaacacatgGAAAATATTACCTCTGATATAagttataaactttttatttttctttttataaccAAGGAACCTTTCATGACTAAACCCTTAGGACTTTCTATGAGATCCAAACCTCGGGATGCTGACCACCTCGCAACAACTAGTAACCTATGAGCTTTATTTTAACCTCatgtataataaaatatttgtaataccGATATTAtgctttaaaaattatgaatttggttaaacatatgaaaattattgcaTCTCGTAtcatctttattttaattttattccattCCCTTATGCTATTTTCCAAATCAAAATGCCCCACATTCACTAGCTAAACTCATGCCACCACTagatttgataaaataataatatattaaaataattacaataatactactaataataattattataattgtgataattattaatattatgattattattattattattatccacGGATTAGTAAATCTAGCGAATAGCAAGGCTAACGATTCTTTAGAGTCTTCTtctaaattaccaaaatgccctcgATGTGTTATCTTCTCCATCATATCGAGCGAGTCCCTACTCTCACAATACCACCTTCGATTTTCTTTCTCGCTCTCTCGTTCTCGATACATCGATGGCGAGATCCGCCTCTTCTCTTCGCCACTGCCTCGTCTTACTCGCCCTGCTCGCTCTCTTATTTATCCACGTGTCCCATGCAGTTGACCACCACTTCGAAGGCTTCGACTCTGACGATGTTGCCGAAGACGAAGAGCCGGTCGCCGGAACCCTAGACCACCCACCTCCGATCCAACTCACCCTTACTCACTCCGATCCCACTCACTCCGATCTGCCACCGCCGGATCGGGAACAAGAGGAAGTTTCGGAGCCTTCTCAGCCATCCGATCTCCCACCGAAGCCCTCATCCAACGGCCTTGATTACTGGGACGAGGACGAGTTCGAAGGTCTCCCTGAAGAACAGTCCCCGGAGCCCCCGAAATTGACCGAAAATGTCATTCCGAAGGACCCTAGCTCCGATCCGAATAAGGCCGCGAAGCCCCAAAAGACCGCCGTTTCGAGATCGTACGTAGTCGAAATTGTGTGCATATCCTTCTTGATCATGTTCACAATCAACTACTTTACCGGAAAGCGAGAGAATGAGAACATCGCATTGGCGTGGGCGGCGAAATTCGCGACGAAAGATTCGATTTTCGACAAGAATTTCAGCCTTTTGGGCGTCGGAGACGGCGACGACACGCCGTTGTTGTTGAAGGAAGGGCAAAACGTGTTTAAATTTTATGCGAGTGGCCGGAGGTATTGTTCGGGGCTGTTGGCGACGATGGAGTTGCAGAGTAGGCATGATCTGATATCGAGGTTATGCAATTTGGTGGTGAGGGGAAGGGATGAGATCAGTTTCGAGGTGTATATGAATGAAGAGGCGATGGATCAAGTGGTTTTTGCGTTGGCGAGAAGGAAGGCGGCCAAGGGGATGCAGAAGGAGGAAAGGGACTTGCAGAGGTATGCGAGTTTATTGTCTGGGCCTACGGGTGGGCGCAAGTGGGTGGTAGAGGAGTTGGCGGTCATTTCGGAGTCGAAGGAGGTGGCGGGAGATTTGATTACCGAGGCAGTGCTTGAGCAGGTATAATTGCCTTTGGTTGCTTGGTTGTGGTTTAAGTTTGCTTGTAGGGTATGAAAATTTTGGACTTTGATGTTTTAAGGCTCCTtgaactccttttttttttttttttttgcataattcCTTGGATTTGTCAATTTTCTGCTTTCATTCATTGAGACTGGCAAGCCTTGTAGGTAAAGGCCTTGTTCTTCTGGTCTAATGGGGACGTGAGGAAtattaagctttatttttatttattttattttgtagataGATTGGGTGTGATTTAGCAAGTTAaggtttttttctctctcttgaaTGCTGCACGAGTTGTCTGTACACCTACACTTCTTGTTAGGCACTTTCATTGAATTGTTTTCTTTATATtgcctatcaaaataaatatttggattttatgaatttaatgcTTAGGGTGTCTTGAACTTGTCCATTTTGTggttttagttttatttgtctttgatattgaATGAATGCTAAATGTGGGATGACAATGCATTTATCCTTTCTGTAGAtgcattttacttatttatacaTGTTTGAACTTCAAATGAGATGTTGGGGCTTCTatgaaatcattatttttgtggTCTTGTGGATAGAGATATTGAGTCAGGTGACCTTGGATGAATCTAATAACAAGTCTATCTCACCTGTGACTAGAATTTGGTGAGATTTAGAACCTCAAGGTTCTAATAGTATGCTTGTTGGAGGAGATATGTTGAGATTTTATCTTGTTTTATCTAGGGAAGCTTGTCTTGTGTTTTTCAAGAATTGCTCTAGGATCAATATGTTCACCAATGATAAGTAGTTTGAGTGCTTTCTAGAAATTGAAAATACTGCTTGTTTTCCTTTGCTTGACCTTCCGTCTCATTAGTATGCATATTAATGTTGAAGCCTTCAGCAAGCACTTTGTGAGGCTGGGATAAGAGAATGCAGGGTAATAGGGATTTTCTGCCTCTAGTTTGTAGTTGGATATGTAGGGTAGTAGAAGGTGCCTGCAATGATGCCCTTCTTTCTAAGCAAAGCTGGTCCCTTTTGTAAATCATTATGGTGGGTTTTTGTTCAGGACAACATTTTTTTGGAGAAGAGTGGTAGGAAGTGCAATGAGAGATGAGGCAAAGGAAATTTTAGGGCATCAGTGAGGAAATTGTGGTGTTGGGTGTGGAGCAGCTTTCTAAGCAAAGCTGCTCCCCTTTGTAAATCATTATGGTGGGTTTCTGTTCAGGACAACATTTTTTGGAGAAGGGTGGCAGGAAGTGCAGTGAGAGATCAGGTTGGGGCTCTGCTCTGATTAGGGGTTTGCAAAGGAAATTTTAAGGCATCAGAGTGGAAATTGTGGTGTTGGTGATGTGGGGGGTGGGTGGGTGTGGAGTTGTGGGGTGAGGTGGGGCTGGCTGTTAGAACTCACGTTTTGTGTATAGGCTTCAGGATTGAAACTAGTGCCAAATCTTGGTGCTCACCTAGATCTCTAAGAGTGCTTCACTGCCGTGGAAGCTCTATCAAGAAATGTAGGACAAAGGTCTGGTGAACAAGGCCATGTGTTCTGGCTTGGTGTCTTCGAAAAAGAggacttttcaaatttttaggtATAAAATCATCTCCCGACTCAGAGAACTTATGCAGGTTTTATTACAGTGTCTTGGTTAGAAGGCTGGTTTTAGGAAGGAGGCTGACCCTGGTGAAGTACATTGAGCAACCCAGACCATGTAGTGTCTAAATAGCCTTCTACAgtgtttttttttgggggggttGCTTTTTTGTTCTATTCATTCTCTTCTCTTGTGTAGTTTCACTTGGTGCAGCCTGAGCACATTCCGGTCTACATGGGTAGCACTTCTCTTGGCACTCCAATCTATTTCTCTTTTATCTATCCAAAAGACATAGAGGATTGGGAAGACTAGTAAAGATGCATTCGGGAAGTAGTGCATTTGGAATTTGATGGACTTAATAGGTGTTGCATCAAGAGAACCAATTGAGATGGTTAGGACAAATTCAGTATTAAGCCATGGCCCGGGATGGGACTGCTGCAGTTTGAGATGGACCAGATGCTAATTGTGGTGTAGCTGTGTTTGGTATTGTGATAAGGCTGCTTGTTATTGAGTAGAAGGAAACTTATTCCATCATTGTTGTTTCttgattgattttgaaattccatATTTCCGTCTTTGCACCACCCAGCCATGACTTCTGCATTAATAACACTCATCCTATATTAAGTTCTTATCTTGTTGATTCTGGTTTTATAtagtattctttttttttttttttttaaataaaaaacccGATAGATCTTTTCTcttaattaaaaagattaaaaaggaCAAGATATCCTTTCACAATGTACAAACTTAGATCAAGACAAGGAATGGATTCCTGCACAAGAACCATACAGCTAAATAATAGAGGGAAGTTAAAAAAAGTGAAGCAACATTTGAATGACCATTAAGTAGACTCGAGGCACATAATCTCCAACAAAAGATACCAACTACTTTGCTCCTCTTTTTGCTAGTCCGTCTGCGATCGAATTAGCTAAGCAAGGAAGCTATCAAATGGAGCATCCCTACTTTATAAAGAAATCGAATATTTAGTGTTGCCACCTTTCAAGTCTTCATGAAACTCTTTCCTTTTGAGCCACCCCATGAGATAATGGTGATAAGATCCCCCTCCACCATAAAGTTAGACAAACCCAAAGCTTTTGCTAACACAAGACCCTTTTATAGCACTACAACTTCTACCTCAATAGCAAAACCATCATTTGCAGGTTTAGAATATGCTTTGATTACTAAACCTCATTGTTGTGTAATCTCTCAACCAATCCCAAGTTGCTTTAGGGTGCCCAAAGAATATCCATCAAAGTTCAACTTAAGAGCTCTTTCACTTGCCATGAACCATACTTGTGAGGTCTTCCTGACCATCCTCCTTGGATTAGATACAAGGCTTAAGGGGGTGCCTCTGAAGGCtttgatggtagaggccaaaaGAGgatgaaaagtaaaataagtcCCAAACTAAATCAATGTCCTAGCATCTCTTTCCCATCAAACTAAAGCTTACAAATACCCCTCTAGAACCTTTCCTTTTGCATCATTCCCAAAACCTTTGAAGGAAATAGTCATCAGCTCCACCACCAAACACTATGGTGTCCAATTATTCCCACAAGGCTGAATAGTCTATGCAATAAGTCCAAAGCTAGTAGGCAGAAGAAGATGATAATTCATTCATAGCTCTTCTTGTGCATGATGTACCACTTTGGATTAAGAGATTTGAGAAACCTTCGCTTGTGAAGCATATCAATGGTGTTGCTTTGTGGACTTTGTGGAGTGTTTGGGTTTGGGCTAAGGGGGTGGTTGTTGATGttcctctttgtttttttgttgcttCGAGGTGTTTCCTTGTATACATCCTATGTACTTTGGAACACTTTTTCTTGTGttactttttataaattgtttctgattacctatcaaaaaaaaaaaaaaaaaaaaaccctcttaGTAGCCACAATTCAGATTAAGGCCTTTACTTTAGAGAAGGCTTTAGACttccaaataaaattaactaGATCGGAAGGAATGGAGGAGGATGAATGTGAAAGGGCTCTAAAGAAAGATTGAATTGAGAACAAGCTTGAAGAGGTCAAAGACCAAACCCTCGCATTAGGGTTGGAAGGTGATAGATACACATGAGCTACATAATACATCAATTGGGCTACTgcctcaaattttttattcctaaaattttggagaaagttaaaattccaagtTGGGGGAGCAGGGAATGAGGGTACGAGAACATTGAAAATAGAGGAACCTCGCTACCTTGTGACTCTAAAAAGATTAGGGTATTGACTACAAAAAGGCAAATCACCTCACCAAGTATCtacctaaaattttttttttataccatcACCTATAAAGAATCAAGTGAAATGAGAGATCAAATAAGGTTTGGGCAATAGCCTTTTAgggacaacgatgtgactatTTGACAACAGTCTTGACATCTCGACTAATAAAATGTGGCCCATGGATACTCAAAATAACATTGTGTCGTAACTCATTGTTCTTCCTAAGAAACCTTCATGGCCTCCCATTTAGCAAGGTGATCTCTCTTACCTTCCCCCCCATTGACCAAAGAAAATATCTTTGTGATCACTCAAGCCTATAAGCCATCTTAATTGAGACTTTGAATATTGAAAGGAAATAATTAGGGATGGACCATTTGTCTTAGATGCGAGAGCTTGAGAACTATCCTCTTTTGGCTTATTctcaataaaatcttttttcttcatcttGTCCAATATATTAGATGTAGTTTCACTTCATCCAGCTAAGTTTCTATGAAAATCTAAAATCTCATCTAAGGTCAAGGCCTTTGCTTAGtcagtggcacacaagaaggtaaatgtCAATGACATGGTACAATTAAGAAGACCTTTCAAGCCCCTAGTCTTGATTGGTGCATTCTTTGTATAGGGAGCTGAGAGACGATTGATCATCTCTTTTTACATTGTTTGATTACTTTAGGGCTATGGCACATACTATTTAGACAgaccaagatggattgggtttagCGTAGGAATTGATGTGACATAATGATAATTTCATATATGGGTTTTTAGAAGTTCAATTAGAGGTGAGACCTTTGGAAGATTGCTTGTCTCACTTTGCTTTGTATCATATGGCAGgagagaaatgctaggatttttttaggataaatgGAGAACGTTAGAGATGTTGGGGGATCTATACTAATGATTTTAAATGC comes from the Vitis vinifera cultivar Pinot Noir 40024 chromosome 12, ASM3070453v1 genome and includes:
- the LOC100257857 gene encoding uncharacterized protein At5g49945, which codes for MARSASSLRHCLVLLALLALLFIHVSHAVDHHFEGFDSDDVAEDEEPVAGTLDHPPPIQLTLTHSDPTHSDLPPPDREQEEVSEPSQPSDLPPKPSSNGLDYWDEDEFEGLPEEQSPEPPKLTENVIPKDPSSDPNKAAKPQKTAVSRSYVVEIVCISFLIMFTINYFTGKRENENIALAWAAKFATKDSIFDKNFSLLGVGDGDDTPLLLKEGQNVFKFYASGRRYCSGLLATMELQSRHDLISRLCNLVVRGRDEISFEVYMNEEAMDQVVFALARRKAAKGMQKEERDLQRYASLLSGPTGGRKWVVEELAVISESKEVAGDLITEAVLEQVFGEKAFEKFGKGFISMHFSDQQLGTHKKMLLFKFALPDAKNMAHMTRLVALIPYYIDLIGRYKLSSQARSKTDSARSKAAQEAYKEQQNARQEALQKRKAERKKMMEEAEAKLSAEIIRKKEAKDRARQAKKAMPRVRMTRAH